A single genomic interval of Calditrichota bacterium harbors:
- a CDS encoding thioredoxin family protein — MHHRLRSASAASFALAISVSLLTTTYASDLVPQLEIGRQAPDFTLVNAIDDRPVAISALKDTARAVCVIFAANHCPVYVAYEERIIDLGRRFAATGVQFLLVASNDTSFVPEDGPAFMKARAAEKGYPFPYLFDPDQSVGKAFGARVTPHVYLFDRGLILRYRGAIDDSRDPDDVNRHYLRDAITALLAGTPEAIAEPATIAKGCTIKWKK; from the coding sequence ATGCACCATAGACTTCGCTCCGCGTCTGCAGCGTCATTCGCGCTCGCTATATCTGTCTCTCTACTGACTACTACCTATGCGTCGGACCTTGTGCCGCAACTCGAGATCGGCAGACAGGCGCCTGACTTCACGCTGGTCAACGCCATCGACGACCGGCCGGTCGCCATATCCGCTCTGAAGGATACTGCCCGGGCGGTCTGCGTCATCTTCGCCGCCAACCATTGTCCGGTCTATGTGGCTTATGAAGAGCGCATCATCGATCTCGGCCGGCGGTTCGCCGCAACCGGGGTTCAGTTTCTGCTCGTCGCTTCAAACGACACCTCGTTCGTCCCCGAGGACGGCCCGGCCTTCATGAAGGCTCGCGCCGCCGAAAAGGGATATCCCTTCCCCTACCTCTTCGACCCCGACCAGTCGGTCGGAAAGGCCTTTGGGGCGCGCGTGACGCCGCACGTCTATCTCTTCGACCGCGGCCTGATCCTCCGCTACCGCGGTGCCATCGACGACAGCCGCGATCCTGATGACGTCAACCGGCACTATCTTAGAGATGCCATTACCGCTCTTCTGGCCGGAACGCCCGAGGCGATTGCTGAGCCCGCCACCATTG
- a CDS encoding adenosylhomocysteinase, producing the protein MTIPYDVADMALADEGRRRILWADQDMPVLAQIRERFSREQPLAGVKMAACLHVTAETANLMRTLAAGGADVRLCASNPLSTQDDVAAALVQHFNIPVFAIHGEDNTTYYRHIHQALEHKPLYTMDDGCDLVTTLHQEMPAMAAQMKCGMEETTTGVIRLKAMHQDGALEYPVIAVNDALTKHFFDNRYGTGQSTIDGIVRATDVLLAGRRVVVAGYGWCGRGFAMRARGMGAIVAVTEVDPIKAIEAVMDGFLVMPMAEAAPWGDLFCTLTGDIDVLRPEHFAAMKDGAIVANSGHFNVEIDIPGLEQMAVEKRPGVRRNVDQYVLKDGRKINLLGEGRLINLAAAEGHPASVMDMSFAVQALTSEFAAKHDLPLGVHTVPPEIDQTVSTLKLQALGIRIDTLTPEQEEYLKSWQHGT; encoded by the coding sequence ATGACTATACCTTACGACGTAGCCGACATGGCGCTTGCCGACGAGGGCCGCCGGCGCATTCTCTGGGCCGATCAGGATATGCCCGTTCTGGCGCAGATTCGCGAGCGATTCTCACGCGAGCAGCCCCTCGCAGGCGTCAAGATGGCAGCCTGCCTCCACGTTACCGCCGAGACCGCCAATCTGATGCGGACGCTCGCAGCCGGTGGCGCCGATGTGCGGCTCTGCGCTTCCAACCCGCTCTCCACCCAGGACGACGTCGCCGCAGCGCTGGTGCAGCATTTCAACATCCCCGTCTTTGCCATTCACGGCGAAGACAATACCACCTACTACCGCCACATCCATCAGGCGCTCGAGCACAAGCCCCTCTACACGATGGACGACGGCTGCGACCTGGTAACGACGCTCCATCAGGAAATGCCCGCCATGGCCGCACAGATGAAATGTGGAATGGAAGAGACGACGACCGGCGTCATCCGCCTGAAGGCGATGCACCAGGACGGCGCGCTGGAGTATCCGGTCATCGCGGTCAACGACGCGCTGACTAAGCACTTCTTCGACAACCGTTACGGCACCGGCCAGTCCACCATCGACGGGATCGTCCGCGCGACCGACGTCCTGCTCGCCGGCCGGAGGGTCGTCGTCGCCGGCTACGGCTGGTGTGGACGCGGCTTTGCAATGAGGGCGCGGGGGATGGGCGCCATCGTCGCCGTCACCGAAGTCGATCCGATCAAGGCTATCGAAGCAGTCATGGACGGCTTTCTGGTGATGCCAATGGCCGAAGCCGCCCCGTGGGGCGACCTCTTCTGCACCCTCACCGGCGACATCGACGTCCTACGGCCGGAGCACTTCGCGGCAATGAAAGATGGCGCGATCGTCGCCAACTCGGGGCACTTCAACGTCGAGATCGACATCCCCGGCCTCGAGCAGATGGCGGTCGAAAAGCGCCCCGGCGTCCGGCGTAACGTCGATCAATATGTCCTGAAAGACGGACGCAAGATCAACCTCCTGGGCGAAGGAAGGCTCATCAACCTCGCAGCGGCGGAGGGCCATCCGGCTTCGGTGATGGACATGTCGTTCGCGGTGCAGGCGCTGACGAGCGAGTTCGCCGCAAAGCACGATCTGCCGCTCGGCGTCCATACCGTCCCGCCCGAGATCGACCAGACTGTCTCGACCCTGAAACTGCAGGCGCTCGGCATCCGGATCGACACCCTGACCCCGGAGCAGGAAGAATACCTGAAGAGTTGGCAGCACGGGACGTAG
- a CDS encoding ABC transporter ATP-binding protein, whose amino-acid sequence MSTYSIETDTLVRRFRLDRIARRERGESILTALDGISVQVRRGELFGLLGPNGAGKTTLIRILCTLLSPTGGRALVEGLDVERDIWQVRRLINSVSGGESCGYGILNARENLRLFTELYGIPWRDARPRVETMLKAVRLEDLAGVRVNKLSTGQRQRINFARGFVTEPKVLFLDEPTVGLDVTSALDVRKFVKGWLAERPQATILLTTHYMAEADEMCDRVAIIDHGKVVACDTPRALKRMVQKETALELTISGSEPTPAHWQNLGGVSRLSSSVAPDGASTHVKALLADGEAGSALIQAASTDGRRLLDFRTVEPTLEDVFLKLTGRRLVEEENAE is encoded by the coding sequence TTGTCCACCTATTCCATAGAAACCGACACTCTGGTACGGCGTTTCAGGCTCGACCGGATCGCCCGTCGGGAACGTGGTGAAAGCATCCTGACCGCCCTCGACGGGATCTCCGTTCAGGTGCGGCGGGGCGAACTCTTCGGACTACTCGGACCGAACGGCGCCGGTAAGACGACGCTGATTCGGATCCTCTGCACGTTGCTTTCGCCAACAGGCGGACGGGCGCTGGTCGAAGGGCTTGACGTCGAGCGCGACATATGGCAGGTGCGCCGCCTCATCAACTCGGTCTCCGGTGGCGAGTCGTGCGGATACGGCATCCTGAACGCGCGGGAGAACCTGCGCCTCTTTACCGAACTCTACGGCATCCCCTGGCGCGACGCCCGACCCCGCGTTGAAACGATGCTGAAAGCTGTCCGGCTTGAAGACCTTGCCGGCGTCCGGGTCAACAAACTCTCAACCGGCCAACGGCAACGTATCAACTTTGCGCGAGGTTTCGTAACCGAGCCGAAGGTGCTCTTCCTCGACGAACCAACCGTCGGCCTCGACGTTACGAGCGCGCTCGACGTCCGCAAATTCGTCAAGGGCTGGCTCGCCGAACGTCCGCAGGCGACGATCCTCCTGACGACGCATTATATGGCCGAAGCCGATGAGATGTGCGACCGCGTGGCTATCATCGACCACGGGAAGGTCGTAGCCTGCGACACACCCAGGGCGCTGAAGAGGATGGTCCAGAAAGAGACTGCGCTCGAACTGACAATTTCCGGCTCTGAACCGACTCCCGCCCACTGGCAGAACCTTGGCGGCGTCTCGCGGCTTTCGTCTTCGGTCGCACCCGACGGCGCTTCGACGCACGTCAAAGCCCTGCTGGCAGATGGCGAAGCCGGCAGCGCTCTGATCCAGGCCGCTTCGACCGACGGCCGGCGGCTGCTCGACTTTCGCACCGTCGAACCGACACTCGAGGATGTCTTCCTCAAGTTGACTGGAAGGCGGCTGGTAGAAGAGGAGAATGCTGAATGA
- the rnc gene encoding ribonuclease III — protein MAGSRDRRLAALEHALGYRFRDPSLLRRALTHRSHLADTGGLPSDANETLELLGDSVLDLIVIEELIRRRPEASEGEISKLKAMIVSGEALARVASDLTLGQFLYLSQNESRNGGRRRNSILEDTYEAIVAAIYLDSGFRAAACFVERTALRTLDTLIAHGRDSNHKSRLLEFAQGRGFESPRYRVIRESGPDHAKIFVVEVSVADSVLGTGSGPSKKSAEQAAAMEAIVVLERRDKTTIDRMAVEDLVLLNEVEHPG, from the coding sequence ATGGCAGGATCCCGGGACCGCCGATTGGCGGCGCTCGAGCATGCGCTCGGCTATCGCTTCCGCGACCCTTCGCTGCTTCGCCGCGCCCTGACGCACCGTTCCCACCTTGCCGACACCGGCGGGCTTCCCTCCGACGCCAACGAAACGCTTGAATTGCTGGGCGACTCGGTCCTTGATCTGATCGTGATCGAAGAACTCATCCGCCGCCGGCCCGAGGCATCAGAGGGCGAGATCAGCAAGTTGAAAGCGATGATTGTGAGCGGCGAAGCATTGGCGCGAGTCGCGAGCGACCTCACGCTGGGGCAATTTCTCTACTTGAGCCAGAACGAATCGCGCAACGGCGGTCGTCGCCGCAACTCTATCCTCGAAGACACCTATGAGGCGATCGTCGCCGCAATCTACCTCGACAGCGGTTTTCGGGCGGCTGCATGTTTCGTCGAACGGACCGCGCTAAGGACGCTCGACACTCTAATCGCTCACGGTCGCGACAGCAACCACAAGAGCCGCCTGCTCGAGTTCGCCCAAGGACGGGGCTTCGAGTCGCCGCGCTACCGTGTCATTCGCGAGTCGGGGCCGGATCACGCCAAGATCTTCGTTGTCGAGGTCTCAGTCGCCGACAGCGTGCTTGGAACCGGGAGCGGTCCATCCAAGAAATCCGCCGAGCAGGCTGCGGCAATGGAAGCAATTGTCGTTCTGGAGCGGCGGGATAAAACCACAATCGATCGTATGGCCGTCGAGGATTTAGTCCTGCTGAATGAAGTCGAACATCCGGGCTGA
- the fabF gene encoding beta-ketoacyl-ACP synthase II — MAAPRRVVVTGIGVVTPVGSSLAAFWDNLVAGRGGVRHITRMDSSEYPTQIAAEVTDYNPEDYIEKRELRHLDLFCQFAIGAAVQAVEHSRVDFSATDRDRVGVIIGSGIGGMYIFEEVVRTIHERGPRRVTPFFIPMMISDIIAGHVSIRYDLRGPNYATTSACATSGHAIGSAMREIRYGFAEVMITGGAEAPVCAAGLGGFCALKALSARNDDPEHASRPFDAGRDGFVMGEGAGILVLEELEHARRRGATIYGEIAGIGFTGDAHHITAPPEDGHGALRAMKAAVEDAGLSLTDIGYINAHGTSTPLNDASETKAIKSLFGDHAYKIPVSSTKSMHGHLLGAAGAVETAATLLALRDGVLPPTINYESPDPDCDLDYIPNVARRVQVEAALSNTFGFGGHNACIAVKRMA, encoded by the coding sequence CTGGCAGCCCCGCGACGGGTCGTCGTTACCGGCATAGGCGTAGTTACGCCGGTCGGTAGTTCGCTCGCGGCCTTCTGGGATAACCTTGTCGCCGGTCGGGGAGGCGTCCGCCATATCACGCGAATGGACTCGTCCGAATATCCGACCCAAATCGCCGCCGAGGTTACGGACTACAACCCCGAAGACTACATAGAGAAGCGCGAACTGCGTCATCTCGATCTCTTCTGCCAGTTTGCCATTGGAGCCGCGGTGCAGGCGGTCGAACACTCCAGAGTCGACTTCAGCGCGACCGACCGCGATCGCGTCGGCGTCATCATCGGCTCCGGTATCGGCGGAATGTACATTTTCGAGGAAGTCGTCCGCACCATCCACGAACGAGGACCGCGACGGGTAACGCCGTTCTTCATTCCGATGATGATCTCCGATATCATTGCCGGGCACGTCTCGATACGTTACGACCTCCGCGGCCCCAATTATGCGACGACCTCGGCCTGCGCTACGTCGGGGCATGCCATCGGCAGTGCGATGCGCGAGATCCGCTACGGCTTTGCCGAAGTGATGATCACCGGTGGAGCCGAAGCGCCGGTCTGTGCAGCCGGGCTGGGCGGTTTCTGCGCTCTTAAAGCGCTCTCGGCCCGCAACGACGACCCCGAGCATGCCTCGCGGCCCTTCGATGCCGGCCGGGATGGCTTTGTGATGGGTGAGGGTGCCGGGATACTGGTGCTCGAGGAACTTGAGCATGCCCGTCGGCGCGGCGCGACGATATACGGCGAAATCGCCGGCATCGGATTCACCGGCGATGCCCATCACATAACGGCTCCGCCCGAGGATGGGCACGGCGCGTTGCGCGCGATGAAGGCTGCGGTCGAGGATGCCGGACTATCCTTGACCGACATCGGCTATATCAACGCCCACGGCACCTCGACACCGCTTAACGATGCCTCCGAGACGAAGGCCATCAAATCCCTCTTCGGCGATCACGCTTACAAAATACCGGTCAGTTCGACCAAGTCGATGCACGGGCATTTGCTTGGCGCTGCCGGCGCTGTCGAGACGGCGGCGACGCTCCTGGCGCTGCGCGACGGCGTCCTGCCACCGACCATCAACTACGAATCGCCCGATCCTGATTGCGACCTCGACTACATCCCGAACGTCGCGCGCCGGGTTCAGGTCGAGGCGGCTCTCTCCAACACCTTTGGCTTCGGCGGACACAACGCCTGCATTGCGGTCAAGCGTATGGCATAG
- the acpP gene encoding acyl carrier protein: MDYESRVREIIVERLGVDAAKVTNEASFIDDLGADSLDTVELIMAFEEEFSIEIPDEEAEKLTTVGKSIDYLKAKLSEKG; the protein is encoded by the coding sequence ATGGACTACGAAAGTCGCGTCCGTGAAATCATCGTCGAGCGCCTTGGCGTCGATGCCGCAAAAGTTACCAATGAAGCCTCATTCATCGACGACCTCGGTGCCGATTCGCTAGATACCGTCGAACTCATCATGGCCTTCGAAGAGGAGTTCAGCATTGAAATCCCCGACGAGGAAGCCGAGAAACTGACCACCGTCGGGAAGTCGATCGACTACCTGAAGGCTAAACTCTCTGAGAAAGGCTAA
- a CDS encoding phosphate acyltransferase: protein MRIALDALGGDRAPDIAVEGARRAMELAVQEGMSELEVVLVGDRTQVVSSLTGALPPELAFLDIPMTPPDAEDPHLVGSDPDSAIRTALRLHARGEFDAVVSAGGTGAQVLASLLELEKCSGITRPAVGAVLPTAAGPMFLVDVGASLVASPHHLVQFAVMGQVYARVVLGVELPRIGLLNVGRESGIGEHSVVEAHRLLAESPFDFIGNVEGRDLPAGIADVVVTNGFTGNVVLKMLEGLPPLLSRLMPELAAESGAAHLARAFDYQSLGGEPLLGVKGVSLICHGASDADSIAASIFKAARIARAGIDSLIEAQIEGAFDSYFSRVKYLRSFRRGLKWSLRAPAESDGLSTVQGVPEPVTRPEPKKRSRSR from the coding sequence ATGCGCATTGCGCTTGACGCATTGGGGGGTGATCGGGCACCGGACATTGCTGTCGAGGGTGCCCGTAGAGCGATGGAACTGGCAGTCCAGGAAGGGATGTCGGAACTTGAAGTCGTCCTGGTCGGTGATCGCACTCAGGTCGTGAGCAGCCTGACCGGCGCCTTGCCGCCAGAACTTGCCTTCCTCGACATTCCGATGACCCCCCCGGATGCGGAGGATCCTCATCTGGTCGGCTCGGACCCCGACTCAGCCATTCGGACGGCGCTGAGACTGCATGCGCGGGGTGAGTTCGATGCCGTCGTATCGGCCGGTGGAACCGGTGCTCAAGTGCTGGCATCGCTGCTCGAATTGGAAAAGTGTTCCGGCATCACCCGTCCGGCCGTCGGCGCTGTCCTTCCGACTGCAGCCGGGCCGATGTTCCTTGTCGATGTCGGAGCCAGTCTTGTTGCAAGCCCGCATCACCTGGTGCAGTTTGCCGTGATGGGTCAGGTCTATGCGCGGGTGGTGCTGGGAGTTGAGTTGCCCCGGATCGGCCTGCTCAATGTCGGTCGGGAGTCCGGTATCGGCGAACATTCCGTCGTCGAAGCACACCGGCTGCTTGCCGAGAGTCCTTTCGACTTTATTGGCAATGTCGAGGGCCGCGACCTGCCGGCCGGCATCGCCGACGTGGTCGTTACCAACGGCTTCACCGGCAACGTCGTCCTGAAGATGCTGGAAGGTCTGCCCCCGCTCCTCAGCCGATTGATGCCCGAATTGGCCGCCGAGTCCGGTGCGGCACATCTGGCGAGAGCATTCGACTATCAGAGCCTGGGCGGAGAACCTTTGTTAGGGGTGAAGGGCGTCTCGCTTATCTGTCACGGCGCATCGGATGCCGACTCGATTGCGGCTTCGATATTCAAAGCCGCCCGTATCGCCCGTGCCGGTATAGATAGTCTCATCGAGGCGCAGATCGAAGGCGCATTTGACAGTTATTTCAGCCGCGTCAAGTATTTAAGGTCGTTTCGTCGCGGTCTGAAATGGAGTTTGCGCGCACCGGCGGAGAGCGATGGACTTTCCACAGTCCAAGGTGTCCCGGAGCCTGTCACAAGACCCGAGCCCAAGAAACGAAGCCGTAGTCGCTGA
- a CDS encoding 50S ribosomal protein L32 has translation MAIAQAKTSRARRDKRRSHHKLQAAGIAECPNCHQVSLQHNACPHCGYYKGRQVIKPREA, from the coding sequence CCAAGACATCCCGCGCCCGTCGCGACAAGCGGCGCAGCCATCATAAGTTGCAGGCAGCCGGCATCGCCGAATGCCCGAACTGCCATCAGGTCTCTCTGCAGCATAACGCCTGCCCGCATTGCGGATACTACAAAGGCCGTCAGGTCATCAAGCCGCGGGAAGCGTAG